The region GGTGTCGAAACCATATCAGCCCCTTGCAGTTTCCCTCGGGCGCGGGATTGTGCTCTCACCCGATGGATTTCTTAGCGTATCGCTTGCCGACGGTCCCAGTCAAAAGGCCACGCAAGTCGCTCCGCCTCTACCCCTTGATCCCCTTGACGCGGCGGCCCAGCTCTCGGGTTGCCTCACGCTCCTCGGTGCGACGCTTGATGTCCTGACGCTTGTCGTAGTCCTGCTTACCGCGGGCGAGCGCGAGTTCAACCTTCAGCCGGCCATCGGTGAAGTAGAGCTTCATAGGCACAAGTGTGTTGTTGCCGTCTCTCACCTTGCCCCACAGGGAGTCAATCTCACGGCGATGCAGCAGGAGTTTCCGGCTCCGCCGGGGCGAGTGGTTCGTCCACGATCCGTACGAATATTCCGGGATGTGAAGGCCTCGCAGCCACACTTCACCATCGTCGATTGTGGCGAAGGCGTCGTTAAGCGATGCCTTGCCCTCGCGCAGGGCCTTGACCTCGGTGCCGACGAGGACCACGCCGCACTCGTAGGTGTCGAGAATGTTGTAGTCATGGCGGGCACGCCGATTAGTGGCCACCACCGAATTGTTGGCGCTGACCTTTTCCTTTTTCGACTTCTTCTTGCCCATAACGTCGCTAACTCTAGCTAAGAACGCGCCGGCGAAACAAACATCCGCAGGCAAAGTTCGGAGGCTGACGGGAAATCCACAAAGCAGCCGATTCACAGCGTTCCTTTGTGACTTACTTAACTTTCCCCTACTCTTTTAGCCACAACTAACAAAAAGGGGTTTAGAGAAATGTCCACATCAACCACCGCGACCGACGCAGATCAAAACCGGCCGAGTCCACCGCATCAGTCGCCCAAAGGATTCCTCGCAACGCTGGAGCGCATCGGCAACGCGCTGCCGAACCCGTTCTGGCTCTTCGTCATCCTGGCGGGTGTTGTCATCGTCTCCTCCTGGATCGGCGCCGCGGCGGGCATGCAGGCAAAGGACCCGTCCTCGGGAGAGATGATCAAGGTCGAAAACCTTGCCACCTCCGAGTACCTGCAAAAGATGATCTCCGAGGCAGTCACGAACTTCACTGAGTTCGCGCCCGTAGGCCTGATTTTGGTCTGCATGCTGGGTGTGGCAATTGCGGAGTACTCGGGCTTCATCGGCTCGGCAATCCGCGCGGCAATCGCGAAGGTGCACTCCCCCGTCCTGCTGACGTTCATTGTCGCGCTCGCGGGTGTCACCGGCTCTATCGCGTCCGACGCCGTCTACGTCATCCTCATCCCGCTGGGCGCAGCCTCTTTCGCGGCGGTCGGCAGGAACCCAATTGTGGGCGCGATGGTCGCCTTCGCGGCGTCTTCCGCGGGCTTCAACTCCTCCCTGGTGCTGAACATCACTGACGTGCTGCTGGCGGGCATCTCCACTCACGCCGCACAGTTCGTCGACCCCGAATACGTGGTCTCACCGCTGGCGAACTACTTCTTCACCATGGCCTCAGCCATTGTCTTGGCGCTGATTATCACGGCCGTAACGGAGCTCTTCATCACCAAGCACGTCGAGAAGACTATCCACGACGATCACATCGACCATGAGGCAGCCGAGTTCACCAAGCCCGGCGGGAGCGAGAAAGAAGCCACCGAAAACGCCAAAGATGCCGAGCGCAGCTTCGGAAAAGAATCTTCCACCGGACGCGACAAGCTAAGGCTCTCCAACGATGAGCGCCGCGGCCTGCGATTCGGCAACACTGCCGCGGTCCTCTTCCTCGCCGCCTGGTTCGCCGCCCTGTTCATTCCGGGCTCGCCACTGCGCGGTGAGGGCGACGGCATCCTGAACTCGGTCCTGCTTACCGACGTCGTTGTCTCCATTGCCCTTTTCTTCGCCGTGACCGGCATCGCCTACGGCCTGGGCGCGAAGACCATCACGTCCTCAGCGGACGTGCCGGCCTTCATGGAGCGCGGCCTGGGCACCCTGACCACGATGATGGTTCTCTTCTTCGCAGTCGCGCAGTTCACGGCCTACTTCAAGTGGTCTAATATCGGCCAGTGGACCGCCATTAAAGGTGCGGAATTTTTAACCAAGGCGGACCTGCCGCCGCTGCTGCTCTTCGCCGCCTTCGTGCTGATGGTCGCGGTACTGAACCTGCTGATCACGTCGGGGTCCGCGCAGTGGGCTCTGATGGCGCCGGTCGTGGTGCCGATGCTGATGTACGTCCAGGTCACCCCGGAGGTCTCCCAGCAGCTGTTCCGTATCGGAGATTCCCCGACGAACATCATCACGCCGATGTCGCCGTACTTCGCGCTGGCACTGACCTTCCTGCAGAAGTACTACAAGCCGGCGGGTGTCGGCACCCTGATGTCCCTGGCAATTCCGTACTCGATCTGCATGCTGGTCGGCTGGTTCCTGTTCTTCGTCGTCTGGTACCTTGCGGGAATTCCGCTCGGTCCGGGAGCGCCGGTGCGCTAATTTAAGGTGCGCTAGCTCACACAGGAGTACTCAATGCGGGATTGGTCGATTTTTCGGCCAATCCCTCACTTGTCTGTACCGATCACGCTTAGTATTGCCTACGGTCACCCAGACACCGGGGCGAAAATACAGAGCGAAATTTTTTCACACAAAGAGGCGCTAGAAGTCAATGCCAACGAAACATCTGACCTTTGCGGGATCCACCGGCGAAACCCTCGCCGCTTCCATCGATCTGCCGGAGGGGAAGCCCCGCGCGTGGGCGCTTTTCGGGCACTGTTTTACTTGCAACCGTATGGTTCCGGGAGCCTCTCGCACCTGCAAGGCCCTTGCGAAGAAGGGCGTCGCCGCGTTCAGGTTTGACTTCACCGGACTGGGCCAGTCCACCGGCGACTTCGGCGAGACCACTTTCCAGACCAACATCGACGACCTCAAGGCCGCCTACGCATTCATGGAGGCCGAGCTTGAGGCCCCGTCGTTGCTCGTCGGCCACTCCCTGGGCGGCGCCGCCGTGCTCAATGCCGGCCGCGAGATGCCCGCGGTGAAGGCAGTCGCGACGATGGGCGCCCCCTTCGACCCGGCGCACTCCATCGTTCGCATCGCCGGCGATATCTCCACCGTCGATGAGCACGGCACCCAGGTCCTGCAGATTGAGGGCCGCGGTATTCCGATTTCCCGCGAGTTCCTCGAGGTCCTCGCGGACTACAACCCGGAGGAGTACATCGGCCGGCTGCGCAAGCCCCTGCTCATCCTCCACTCCCCGACCGACCAGACCGTCGGCATCGACAGCGCGCAGAAGATTTTCCAGGTCTCCCGCTACCCGAAGTCGCTGATGAGCCTGGACCGCGCAGACCACCTGCTCACCCGGGCTAAGTCCGCAGCTCGCGCCGCCGACCTCATTTACGCCTGGGCCGACGCGTACCTTCCGGAGGCCTAACCGCCGCCTATAGGATTGAGGCCGTGGAAGGACACGGTCACCATTCTCATCACCACCATCATCACCACCCCGCCAGCTTGCCGACGCGCCGCCTGCTGTCCGTCGCCGCACTGACCCTGGCGGTGTTCCTCGCCGAGCTGGTCGGCGGGCTCATCTCCGGGTCGCTGGCCCTGCTCGCAGACGCGGGCCACATGGTCACAGACTCGGCGGGCCTCGTCATGGCCCTCGTCGCGATGCTGATCGGCAAACGCGCCCCGGACCAACGCACCACCTACGGATATCGCCGCGTGGAGGTACTCACAGCGCTAGCCAACGGGCTGACCGTCTTCTTAATCGCCGGTTTCATCCTGTGGTCGGCGGTGCAGCGGTTCGGTTCCGCAGAGCAGTCTCACATCCAGACGACGCAGATGCTCGCCATCGCGGTCATCGGCCTCGTCACTAACGTGGTCGCCGCGATCGTGCTGGCTGCTCCCTCGCGGGAAAGCGTCAACGTCCGAGGCGCCTACCTCCACGTCCTCGTTGATGCGGCAGGCTCCGTCGCCGTTATCGTCTCAGCGCTGATTATCGCCGCGACCGGTTGGACTGCCGTCGACTCCGTAGTGTCCATCATCATTGCGCTCGTCCTCGTCCCCCGCGCGTGGCAGCTTATCCGCGAGTGCCTGGACATCCTGCTCGAGCGCACGCCCCGCGGCATCGACACCGCCGCGATCACCGCCGACTTAGGCGCGCTCGACGGCGTGATCGAGGTCCACGACCTGCACATTTGGACGCTATCTGGCACAGACGCGATGGCGTCGGCCCATCTCGTGATCGCGGAGGAATTGTCGTCGGGAAGCGAGCACACGCTCCTCGACCGCGCCCAACTTCTGCTTCACGACGCCTACGGCATCGAACATGCAACTGTGCAGATAGAAAAAGCCGGGCACTCCGATCACGAGTACCCGGCCCACGGCTAGCGCACGAATCAGCGCAAGGGGCTAGTGCTTGCCCAGCATTGCGTCAATCTCACGGGGAACGACCTTGCCGACTGCGTTGCGCGGCAGCTTGTCCACGAAGATGACCTTGTCCGGCACCGAGTGGTCCGCGAGGTTTTCACGGACGTACTTCTGCAAGTACTCCTGGGTCAGGTCCTCGCTCACCTTCGAGCCCGAACGAACGACGTAGAGGTAGAGGTCGGCGATGATTTCGTCATTCTGGACGCCGCGACAGTAGCAGTCGGCGATGCCCGGCAGGCCGCCAACGAGCTCTTCGACCTCGCGGGGGAAGACGTTCTCGCCGCCCTTGATGACCATGTCATCGCTGCGGCCACTGATGTAGAGGTACCCCTCTCTGTCGAGGTAACCGCGGTCGCCAATCTCGAAGAGGCCGTCGATGGTGTTGAACTTGTCCTCCGGGTTGAGGTAACCGGTGAAGCTGGAGTCCTCGCAGGCGAAGATACGACCGACCTCGCCAGCTGGGAGCTCCTTACCGTTGTCATCGTAGATACGGACAATTGCGCTCATCGCCGGGCGGCCCGCGGAATCCGGGCGCATGGTCAAGTCCTGGCCGGTGGCAATCGAGGTCAAGCCTGCCTCGGTGGAGCCGTAGAAGTTGCAGACGACGGGACCGAAGCGGTGGGTCAGCGCACGCACCAGCCATGCCGGGATGGCATTGCCCGAGGAGACGATGAACTTGAACGGGCCCAGCTTGTAGACCGGGTTGTCATCCAGCTCGTCCTTGAACTGGCGCAGGAAGAACGCCGCGGAGATGATGCCGTTGACGCCGTACTGCTGGCACTGCTGCGCCATCGTCTTGCCGTCGAACTGGCGCATGGTGACAATAGTCGCGCCGGTGCCGAAGGCGATCAGGACATTCGCCCAGCCCCAGGCATGGAACATCGACGCGGACTGGTGGACGACCATGTTGCGGCGCCACGGGATGCGCTCACAGATAGCGCCGACGGAGTTCGGCAACTTCGGCTCGTCGCGCAGGACGCCCTTCGGCAGGCCAGTGGTTCCGGAGGACATGATGATGATGCGGCCCTGCTCCGGCTTGAACTCGAAGTCGTCGAAGGTGCCGTTGTTGTTCTCCTTCGCGAGGTCCTCCATGAACAGCCAGTGAGACGGAACCTTGTTGCGGGTCTCCGGGTCACTGACGTGAGTAATCACGACGTTGAGGTCCTTGCGGTCCTTCGGGATGCGGTCGATGAACTCATCATCGATGAACATGAAGGAAACGTCGTTCTGCTCGACAATGCCGTCGACCTGCGCCTCGGAGGAGCCGACGTTCATCAGCATAATCTCGGAGCCGATCAGGCCCTTAACCGCCATCGGGACAATGATGCCGCGGCCGTTGCGAGCGATGATGCCGAACTTCGTGTCGCGGCTCATGCCGCGGGCCATCAGGGCCAACGCCACACGGGTGCACATTTCATCGAGCTCGCGGTAGGTCAGCTCGCCGTCATCATCGACCAGGGCCAGACGGTCCGGGTAGCGCTGTGCGTCCACGTGGACGAG is a window of Corynebacterium lactis RW2-5 DNA encoding:
- a CDS encoding AbgT family transporter, with protein sequence MSTSTTATDADQNRPSPPHQSPKGFLATLERIGNALPNPFWLFVILAGVVIVSSWIGAAAGMQAKDPSSGEMIKVENLATSEYLQKMISEAVTNFTEFAPVGLILVCMLGVAIAEYSGFIGSAIRAAIAKVHSPVLLTFIVALAGVTGSIASDAVYVILIPLGAASFAAVGRNPIVGAMVAFAASSAGFNSSLVLNITDVLLAGISTHAAQFVDPEYVVSPLANYFFTMASAIVLALIITAVTELFITKHVEKTIHDDHIDHEAAEFTKPGGSEKEATENAKDAERSFGKESSTGRDKLRLSNDERRGLRFGNTAAVLFLAAWFAALFIPGSPLRGEGDGILNSVLLTDVVVSIALFFAVTGIAYGLGAKTITSSADVPAFMERGLGTLTTMMVLFFAVAQFTAYFKWSNIGQWTAIKGAEFLTKADLPPLLLFAAFVLMVAVLNLLITSGSAQWALMAPVVVPMLMYVQVTPEVSQQLFRIGDSPTNIITPMSPYFALALTFLQKYYKPAGVGTLMSLAIPYSICMLVGWFLFFVVWYLAGIPLGPGAPVR
- the smpB gene encoding SsrA-binding protein SmpB — its product is MGKKKSKKEKVSANNSVVATNRRARHDYNILDTYECGVVLVGTEVKALREGKASLNDAFATIDDGEVWLRGLHIPEYSYGSWTNHSPRRSRKLLLHRREIDSLWGKVRDGNNTLVPMKLYFTDGRLKVELALARGKQDYDKRQDIKRRTEEREATRELGRRVKGIKG
- a CDS encoding cation diffusion facilitator family transporter — its product is MEGHGHHSHHHHHHHPASLPTRRLLSVAALTLAVFLAELVGGLISGSLALLADAGHMVTDSAGLVMALVAMLIGKRAPDQRTTYGYRRVEVLTALANGLTVFLIAGFILWSAVQRFGSAEQSHIQTTQMLAIAVIGLVTNVVAAIVLAAPSRESVNVRGAYLHVLVDAAGSVAVIVSALIIAATGWTAVDSVVSIIIALVLVPRAWQLIRECLDILLERTPRGIDTAAITADLGALDGVIEVHDLHIWTLSGTDAMASAHLVIAEELSSGSEHTLLDRAQLLLHDAYGIEHATVQIEKAGHSDHEYPAHG
- a CDS encoding alpha/beta hydrolase family protein produces the protein MPTKHLTFAGSTGETLAASIDLPEGKPRAWALFGHCFTCNRMVPGASRTCKALAKKGVAAFRFDFTGLGQSTGDFGETTFQTNIDDLKAAYAFMEAELEAPSLLVGHSLGGAAVLNAGREMPAVKAVATMGAPFDPAHSIVRIAGDISTVDEHGTQVLQIEGRGIPISREFLEVLADYNPEEYIGRLRKPLLILHSPTDQTVGIDSAQKIFQVSRYPKSLMSLDRADHLLTRAKSAARAADLIYAWADAYLPEA
- a CDS encoding AMP-binding protein, which encodes MSNSAQPPRLPLAFQLKAFLRTVPPLLKTGAFYFPLPHNPKGSLEMLRSLYRWRFAVGSLVHVDAQRYPDRLALVDDDGELTYRELDEMCTRVALALMARGMSRDTKFGIIARNGRGIIVPMAVKGLIGSEIMLMNVGSSEAQVDGIVEQNDVSFMFIDDEFIDRIPKDRKDLNVVITHVSDPETRNKVPSHWLFMEDLAKENNNGTFDDFEFKPEQGRIIIMSSGTTGLPKGVLRDEPKLPNSVGAICERIPWRRNMVVHQSASMFHAWGWANVLIAFGTGATIVTMRQFDGKTMAQQCQQYGVNGIISAAFFLRQFKDELDDNPVYKLGPFKFIVSSGNAIPAWLVRALTHRFGPVVCNFYGSTEAGLTSIATGQDLTMRPDSAGRPAMSAIVRIYDDNGKELPAGEVGRIFACEDSSFTGYLNPEDKFNTIDGLFEIGDRGYLDREGYLYISGRSDDMVIKGGENVFPREVEELVGGLPGIADCYCRGVQNDEIIADLYLYVVRSGSKVSEDLTQEYLQKYVRENLADHSVPDKVIFVDKLPRNAVGKVVPREIDAMLGKH